One Anopheles marshallii chromosome 3, idAnoMarsDA_429_01, whole genome shotgun sequence genomic region harbors:
- the LOC128714403 gene encoding 39S ribosomal protein L50, mitochondrial: protein MAGIMRSTKAGRTFVALLSKKSMDLTHIRCASSNRVKRIKKPEITNRDANQAKAATMRAEVEEQSVLYEGKRFESAAQSLSARGYLRAIKPYTPPENVIEQVLKIAKENKLNDTKQPFGGMEQKFAFLSACGKTFGHWVPNSMLHELETVDDAIVFYQTPIDTRLPLDAISSVELPENLYIQQEYVRFHPETDTMFGGKSAFPKSSTIVTGLKYKQKYRGHEAKKSWP from the exons ATGGCTGGAATTATGCGTTCTACGAAAGCAGGAAGAACTTTTGTGGCCCTCCTGTCCAAAAAATCAATG GATCTCACGCACATCCGTTGCGCCAGTTCGAATCGCGTCAAGCGTATTAAAAAGCCAGAAATTACCAATCGAGATGCGAATCAGGCTAAAGCGGCAACAATGCGAGCGGAAGTAGAGGAACAGAGTGTGCTGTATGAAGGCAAACGATTTGAATCAGCGGCACAATCGCTTTCCGCACGAGG TTACTTGCGAGCGATAAAACCCTACACACCACCAGAAAATGTTATCGAGCAGGTGCTAAAGATTgccaaagaaaataaactgaACGACACCAAGCAGCCGTTCGGTGGAATGGAGCAAAAATTTGCCTTCCTGTCTGCCTGCGGCAAAACGTTTGGACATTGGGTTCCAAACTCAATGCTGCATGAATTAGAAACCGTCG ATGATGCAATTGTGTTTTATCAAACACCGATCGACACGAGACTTCCACTGGATGCAATAAGTTCTGTAGAATTGCCGGAAAATTTGTATATTCAGCAGGAATATGTACGGTTCCATCCGGAAACGGATACgatgtttggtggaaaatcggCCTTCCCCAAGAGTTCTACGATTGTGACCGGattaaaatacaaacagaAATATCGTGGCCATGAGGCAAAGAAATCATGGCCGTAG
- the LOC128711578 gene encoding transcription factor grauzone-like gives MDEKCRLCLIQLEDQKTKTSIEEDQFSIKLKTLFSFPITSIETFPSSVCGQCEEKVIDFHSYHELVKNSQDQLWATQQNKCFVEIKEEPSQGVDYDVFELSFEDAEPDEEKQTGDIYKREKGTKSDDEHNLDSELDEEKYEDDDPPSSTGNKSDDTEYEEDKPLTSAQMGRIKSSRLGQKRRGRPRKGETIKRTSQMKAVTTRRCQPSEETNQRLQEFYDMKCELCEDKLESFTALKNHYFKQHGVQGYIKCCGRTFHSRYRLLEHVSYHVGASMVRCDICNKSFSSRSYLLVHKSRKHGQAEDRPYKCTQCHQSYAMECHLKAHIVSHVRVNCTICGKELASALSLRTHMINMHAKRENHICDSCGREFRSRQAFERHVKLHQGLEVTEQVQCDVCLKWLNSKRALKMHVKLVHMEAGQTFQCDICAQRCPNSRALASHKQRVHVEERFKCEECGKLFKRQLYLKEHVAALHTRKPLYSCEVCGATFNSNANKYSHRKNKHPVEWEARRKQQLQQQQEQLQQHLQSQEDQEQKAIVEMV, from the exons atggacGAAAAGTGTCGATTATGTTTGATTCAATTGGAAGATCAGAAAACAAAGACCTCGATCGAAGAGGATCAGTTTAGTATTAAGCTTAAAACTCTCTTTAGTTTTCCG ATCACATCAATAGAAACATTTCCCTCATCGGTGTGCGGACAGTGTGAGGAAAAGGTTATTGATTTCCACTCTTACCATGAACTGGTTAAGAACAGCCAGGATCAACTGTGGgccacacagcaaaacaaatgttttgtgGAAATCAAGGAGGAACCGTCCCAAGGCGTAGATTATGATGTATTCGAGTTATCCTTCGAGGATGCAGAACCCGATGAAGAAAAGCAGACAGGCGATATCTATAAAAGAGAAAAGGGTACCAAGAGCGACGATGAGCACAATCTCGATAGCGAGCTCGACGAAGAGAAGTACGAGGATGACGATCCTCCGAGCAGTACGGGCAACAAATCCGACGATACTGAATATGAAGAGGACAAACCGCTGACAAGTGCTCAGATGGGCAGGATTAAATCCTCACGGTTAGGCCAGAAGCGTAGAGGCCGACCACGGAAGggtgaaacaataaaaagaacTTCCCAGATGAAGGCCGTTACCACACGCAGGTGCCAACCGTCAGAAGAAACCAACCAGCGCTTACAGGAATTCTACGACATGAAGTGTGAGCTTTGCGAGGATAAGCTGGAATCCTTCACGGCACTGAAGAACCACTACTTCAAACAGCACGGTGTGCAGGGTTACATCAAGTGCTGTGGTCGTACATTTCACAGTCGCTACCGGTTGCTGGAACACGTGTCTTACCACGTTGGAGCAAGCATGGTTCGGTGTGACATTTGTAACAAAAGTTTCAGCAGCCGTAGCTACCTACTGGTGCACAAAAGCCGGAAACACGGCCAAGCGGAAGACCGACCGTACAAGTGCACCCAATGCCACCAATCTTACGCGATGGAATGTCACCTGAAGGCGCACATTGTGTCACACGTGCGTGTAAACTGTACGATCTGTGGAAAGGAGCTGGCCAGTGCACTCTCACTCCGTACGCACATGATAAACATGCACGCGAAGCGGGAAAATCATATTTGCGATAGCTGTGGGCGAGAGTTCCGAAGCCGGCAAGCATTCGAGCGACACGTTAAGCTACACCAGGGTCTGGAAGTTACGGAGCAGGTTCAGTGTGACGTGTGTCTGAAATGGCTTAACAGCAAGCGAGCATTAAAGATGCACGTCAAGCTGGTACACATGGAGGCAGGTCAGACGTTTCAGTGCGATATATGTGCACAACGGTGCCCAAATAGCCGGGCACTGGCGAGTCACAAGCAGCGTGTCCACGTGGAAGAGCGCTTTAAATGTGAAGAGTGTGGCAAACTCTTCAAACGGCAACTTTATCTGAAAGAGCATGTGGCAGCATTACACACCCGCAAGCCACTCTACTCGTGTGAGGTATGTGGCGCCACGTTCAATTCGAACGCTAACAAGTACTCGCACCGGAAGAACAAGCATCCAGTGGAATGGGAAGCACGTCGAAAGcagcagttgcagcagcaacaggaacAATTGCAACAGCATCTCCAAAGTCAGGAAGATCAGGAACAAAAGGCTATTGTAGAGATGGTTTAA